The genomic region TCTAGCTGGTCTCCCTGCCTTCCCACCCCCAGGGTCCCCTCTTTCTCCTTATTCCGCCCCCACACTGCCACTAAGTTATCCTCCTAAACGTCAAGTCACATGATTTCACTTCACCAAGCCAAACTCCTGATTATGAAAGTCCAAGCCTTTCCCAACTTaaactttttttccagttttatttcctatttaatgTGCCACCCTCGCCCACTCCTCCACCCCTACAGCCACCACTCGGGTTTACTTATCCTTCCTACACTCTCCCTCGTGCTTCCAAGCAGTCTCTTCCCTCGGACTAGATGCACCCCCATCGCAGCTGCTGATTGAAGGTCAACCTCAGCCTCAACCTTCTAGAAGTTTGTGGAACAATGAAGTCATCATTAGGGCTAGACATGTCTGGTTTCAAACTGCAGTTATGTCACTTAAGCTCTGTGCCTCAAGCAAGTTaaaacctctccaagcctcagttcttaattcaataaaatgggaatgataccTCCTTTGCAGAGTTGGGGGAATTAGAGATAATCTCTGACCCTGGTAAGTGCTCGATAAGCAGTTGCTGATTGAGCCTCTGTCCTCGCATTTTTATGGGAGCTATAGTCTACTGCTTCCCCAACCAGGGCTCCAGGAGGCCTGAGGCCTTGTCTCATTTGTCTTTGTATCTTTGCACTTTCCTGTGTCTGACTCAGGAAGTCTTGAAACACGTGAATTGACAAATATTGGAAAGAACTAGGCACACCTAacctgaggcagggagggaagactTTGGGTAGAGGGACCTTGCAGATCTGAGACGTTGGAAGGGTCTGGAAGGCCAATTTATATTGTGTCACTCCAGAGAGGGCAGAACTACCACCAGGAGCTATAAGGAGGCCGATGTTAGCCCAGGATGGGGAGGAAGAGCCAACATTTAGAGCTGGTTAACACGAGAGCAGATGCCAAATATAAGCCGTGTGCCATTAAAAAACTCAGATTATAGAAAGTATTCATTAATAACAAGAGTGATTTGTTTCTCTTATAGATATCTTCAAAATTCACACCTTCCGTCAGGAGGACCTGGTTCATATCTAAAAGCTCAGTGCCTTTTGCCACAAATTCAATGctctccatatttttttttatttaaaaaaaaattttttttaagattttttttccttttcctccccaaagccccccagtacatagttgtatattcttcgttgtgggtccttctagttgtagcatatgggacgctgcctcagcgtggtttgatgagcagtgccatgtccacgcccaggattcgaaccaatgaaacactgggccgcctgcagcggagcgcgcgaacttaaccactcggccacggggccagcccctctccatattttttgattaaatgaatgaataaacaaatgaaatcattGATTAATCTGATCTTTATGGAAACATATGTGctacaagaaggaaaaagagaaggaaaaaagaaattaaaaaatgaagcgTTTTAGAAAAAGACCAACACAAGATGACAAAAGGGTAGAGAATAGTTACATGGGATTGGAGACGAGGATAAATTTTGGAAGGCCCGAACCCCTGGCTGAGCGCCCCAGTGAACTTCTAAACCCAAGATTCTGTGGGAGCAGCCTTGCTGGCTCAATCCTGCCGGCCCTGGCTGCTTGCACTCAGAGCCGTCAAGGCACGTGCCCAGGGACTACTAGGGAAAATTGCTCGTAAGATCAGGACCACGTCCAGACCATATTCTCATCGGATTTTGAAACCTCTTTCCCTCCGTGAATTTAGGTATTAATGTTACACAGCCACTTGTCGCTCTATTATTACAATTGCTCTGTTCACACTTAGTAATAAGTTATTAAATGAAGTTGGTTGAGGTATATTTTTATCCTTACAGTATCATTCAAAGAATAGTTGGTTTTCAACATAAAAACCAGTGCCAAAAGTcccaaaaagaaaacatcttgtCCAAGAGCAGAAGGATTTCTTGTTTGATAAACTGAGTTTAAGATTCTCAAGGGTTGGCTGGTTCTTCCAGTTCAGACGAACCGAAGATAAGCTGCTTTGTGCAGGTCAAGACTTCCTGCTCTCCCCAGTCCCTGCCCTACCTGCGCTCACCTGGAGACACACCGCCTGCGGGACTTCAGGAGGCTCCTCAGGCTCTGCAGGGCCTCGGGCAGCCCCTGGCCAGTGAGGGCGCTGCAGGCCCGGAGCTCCCAGCAGCGGTCCTGGAATCTCTCCAGGCCCAGCCTGTCTCTGATCTCAAGCAGCGGCAGAGCATCAGGTGCCTCCTGCTTGTTAGCCAGCACCAAGAAAGGAacaccagccatgctggggtTGTCTAGGACTTCCATGAGCTCAGCCACGGCCTCGGGCAACCGGGCTTCATCTGTGCTATCCAGCACATACACAAGGATGTCCGTGCCTTCTAGGTAGTCCTTCCAGTTGGCTCTGAGCTGAGTCTGCCCCCCAACATCCCAGAGAGTCAGAGATACATGCCCTGGGGCTTCAAGAGGCTCCACATTGAAACCGATGGTGGGCAGGGTCTCCACCAGCTGGTCGCCTTTCAGTTTGTACAGGAGCGTGGTCTTGCCGGCTGAGTCGAGGCCCATCATCACCACCTGGGCTTCCACCTTGTGACCTCGGGAATTCACAGAACCCATGGTGGCTGCTGCTAAATCCTAGGGGAGAAAGGCCAGGTGCACACATCAGCCATTCTTTTCTTAGGGAACACAAACCCATGCAGGCTCACGGAAGAAGAGAGGCTACTCCAAAAGCAGGAAGTGTCTTTACAATGTCAGGTTTCAAATGCAAGCCTGGGCTCTGAAAGGGCTGGGAAGTAAGGGCGGGTGAGTCACCATCAGCTGACCTCTCtccagggggtgggggctgggggcagggagggggaaggcCGCTTCAGAGAAAGTGGGCTCACATTCCTCAGCAGTTAGAGAAGGAGGCGAAAGGAAGCTCCAGTCAGACATTCCTAGTTCAGTAGCAATGACCAAAAGATGTCTTCAATTCTTGCTAGTTTGTGGCTTTTAGCCTCCTGTTCCTCCTGTAAGCCTAGACCCTGAAATGGACGCTATCTTGGGTCCAGTGCACTGAGGGAAGAGGGTGGCCCCGGCTCATAGTAACTCCTGCTGCCCTTGGAACTCCCCGCAGGACCAGCAGCGTGCCCTGTAAACACTGGCTATTCATAAATACTGTCAACTGGGGACAAATTTACCAGTCAGAGCAAAGTGGTTTCTTCCAACGTCTTACCCAGGTAAATCACCTCTAGAACACTACTCACGTTTTTCAAGAATCTCAAATTTTAAGCCTAAGACCTGTTCCCAACTTAGTCAGAGGAAACCTGGCTGGGACAGGTGAAGGGACATCTCACCACCAGGAGAATATTTCAGCTGCCCCCGGAGGAAAATAAGACAGCCTCTGTTCATTCCTCATCCCGGGGGTAGAAGAGAAAACACTGAAGTTACCTCCGTGTTATTAGGCTGTGGCCCAAAGCTCCTCCTCTGCGGCTCCTGTGTGGCTGCTTTCTGCCAGTCAGTAATGTCCCAAGAGTGAGATGTGGAGGAAGTGTGGTGACTgctgctgtttctcttttttctgcttccttttcccaGGTGGTTGGGGGTTGGGGCGGGCTCCactgcccctccctcagccctagGGGTCCCTGAGCAGTCCTCTGGCTGGGAAGATGCCACCAGGACGTGGCCAGCCCTTCAGCTCTGGATAGGGCAAGGTCCAGCACCAACTCCTGATTCTTAGGAGCTCAGACTCAATGCAGGAAGGAGAGTGACCCTTCGGAGCTGTGCCCAAGATcggctcctttctttttctcttccccttacAATCCTGTGACCTCCTGGGTGGGGAATTCTGAGAATTGGGCCTTTTCCTTCCAGCACGTGCCTCAGTGTTTTTCTGCTGCCTGGAGATTCTGTCGTTTGCTTGGAACCATAGATGCTTTAAGAAACTGCCTAAGTATGATTAAAACACTCTAAAAAATAGGTGTATCGGTTGAAGGTAAACCGTAACAATTTAAAAGTTGTGTTACTGTGGCGGAACTATGGGCAACTAAAGTTATtgcttaattttttcttgaacGATATCATTATGTTTTTCCCAGTAAAAATAATATcttcagaaaatataatttttaaaaatttggctgGTCAGAATTTGGTAGCTCTCTGACTAGGATCTGAGTTGTAACCAGTAACGTTCGTGTAGCGCTTTCTGCTTTCCTACACGTGACctcattaaaatgtcaagaaccaAGTTGGGGGTTATTATGatgctccattttacaaatgaagaaacaggctcagacaGGGTAAATAATTTGCTCATGATCCTGCTGGGGTTTAGAatcatctgtttctctttcacCTTGTCGTCTACTCACTGAGAAAGTGCTCTGTACACAGCTAACACTCCATTGTAATTGTGGTTGTCAGGCTATTATGTTTTCATAGGAAGCAGTGTTAGGAAAAGTCAGAGACATGGACGCCACTGCGTTAGGGCCTCCACTGTGTTATGTGTTGTTGACGTGACCATTGTGCTGCTCTTTTGAGGGCCTGTGGGTGTAGGCTCCTGTCGTTTTGCAAAGGCCGGGGAGTGTGGTGAGAGACAGAAGCAAGATAGAAGGGATGACGGAGGTGGAATTATTGTCAAAGAAAAACCAGAGCTGGACAGTAGTTAAAGTAGCAAAAATAGATCTTACTCAGGACTATCGCAATAGGGGAAGAGAGACGTCAGTGTAGAACTGGGCTCAGCTCCATGTACAGCATGGGCAGGTGGGGGTTTACAGCCCAGGAGCAGGAcaggggtcagtggatggaaaattaccaaGAGGAAACACGAAGGATAAAGGGGGGTTCTGGCTAAgctgacctaacaggattcttgctgaaggggGATCAGACGTCTAGAagaggggcaggggtgagggacCCGATCAGATATCAAGCATGATTGGATATTGAGAGTGGGGATTCTGATTAAACCGACTCagcagggttcttgctaaaactCGATTTTACAAGGCAGTGCACAGATGGGCCTAGGAGAAGGTTTAGGAGCCTGAAtaaagtttggtcaagcaaaGAATCTTCGTCGTTATCCCAGGGCAATCTCAAAGCCATAAAGACCATCTGGAGGAGGGCTTGTCCGTCTCGTCTGTGGCGCAGGGCAATCAGATCAAGCTGGGACTCAGTCCCGTCTGGGCCCAGCTGATGAACCAGTGGGAATCCTGCCAGGACTGGATCTGCAGGAGGATTGGGGTGGGCAGGCTAAGAATTAGGTGTGCCTGGGGGCACATGTCTgaggcccggggcgggggggtgcGGGGGACAGTAGGAGCTGAAGAAGACGTGACTTGAGGGGCTCAGAGGCACCATGCCAGGCTGCTCAGTGACACAGTGAGGGGAGGGACACttcccctggcctcctgccccaAAGATTCTGGGGAAACCTGCGGCCACATGGGCAGTGTACAGGGCATCCAGAGACCCCTCTTTGGTGTTGGCCCTGGGATCTTGGAGAGGCACTGCCCTTCAGGGACACTGCTCAGGCTCTCTCAGAAATAAGGGAACCTTTCTTGAGGGCTAAAGTCCTGTATTAACTGGAGAAGATGAGAGCCAGGGAGATAGCCATCACTTTGAATATGACCCTAGTTCTACCCAAGGCCCTTGTGGGCCGAGTTACCTCTGtactccccaaccccaccccttcAGCTCAACAAGGAGGGGAGCTTCTCATTGGACACTCTCACATGGGGAGCTTAGAAGGGCTGCAGTCCGGGGAGGCACCGCGGAGCAGAGGGTAACGCGGTGGGCTTTAGTTTTAGTCCATCTGGGGACACACTTGGCATCCACTGCTTATCTGCTGTGTCACTTCAGACTTGTTCCTGAATTTcgctgtgtctcagtttctttgccTGTAAAGTAGAGGTGACAATTATAATAGTGGTACCTAACTTGAAATGTTTTGGGCGAGGATTAACTAAGTTAAGGCACGTCACATACTTTGCCCCCAAATGGGGGACCTCGTTCCAGTTTAGTCCTATGAAATAAGGAAAGGGAAGCCATCAAGAATAGAGGTGTGTTGGAAAGGGACACAGCAACTTTGTAACCCTGTGACTGCAGCTTCTAGAACTGTAATAGAGGAGAGGGTCTCTGTTGGACTCACTGAGACAGGAGGGGTGAGGGTCTTGGGCCCCAGCTCTACCACCCCAAGAACTCAGGACTTCCCCAGAGGGCCACTGGGTAGAGCCCCATGGCTCAGAGTGTGAGTTTAGAAATAGGCTTTTGCCAATTCTCATACAGGTAGTCAGGCCCGAAGGATCAGGCATACTGCACTCACAAAGAAACGGTGTATAAGCCAGGATACTACTTGCATTTCCAATGCGATCTATTTGGCCCAAGATCGGGGCTGGTTCTCTGTGCAGCACACCTCGGGGAGGCAGCGGGGGAAGGAGAGGCACGTGGTGGATGCACAGGGCACTGAGTAAATCAACCAAGCAAATTATGTGCACACCAGCTGTTTGGAAACAATGGAAAGTTGGTGGTTTTTGAGGGATTGTTTGTCATGGAACAAAGCCTGGTGATGgctttcctgtctcctctctACAGATAAGTCGAAAGGAGGAGAGTGCTAGAACACAGCTTTGTTCTCCTGGGAGTACTGGAGAAACGCTGACAGATTCCTCCTTTCCAGCCCTCCTGCTCCTGGGCTCCATAGCAACCCCCACCTCTCTGTCTTGTTGTGACTTCATCTTTCTCTAGTCTCTCACTTCCTCAACTTGCGATACTCAAGTAATATCTTATTTCCAAGGactgcatcttttaaaaatcagattttatttatttctattttcaagctATCCATACAAAATCCCAAAGGCACAAAAGGGTTGAGTGTCCAGGTCTCCTCTCACCCCGGTCCTCCAGCCATGCAGGTCCTTCCTGGGGAAGACCCCATATCATCGCTTTCTTAGATATTTTCCCAGAGATAGTCTGTGCGTATGTAAGCTAGTATGATGcattagtttttcctttttttctccaaatggcAACATACTTTGAGGCATTTAATCTCTTGAGTAAATCTTCTCTCACTCAGAATTTCTTAGCTATTGTCTCTGTGAAGGATGAGCGGAAGCCAATGGAGGAGTTACAGCCAgcagccctgggctgcccaaCTTCCCTACACCTCAGCAGTCACTGGTGAGTGATGTGAGCGAGCATGGGAGAGCATCTTTGGGGGGCATTGTGATGAGAATCAACGCTCCAATCATGCTGACAGCTGAAGTTCCCTGAGACGTTGAACTCCATCTAAGACTATCAATTATTAGGCAACCCTAAGCAGTATGTCTGAATTTGGGGTGGCGGCCACTGGTGCACTGTGTTTATGCGTGCCTTTTACAGGTACAAATGCTCATGGTTAGGCTTTCCCCAGGCTGGGAGAAAGTGGGCAGAGAGCACGAGGTCGACTCCTAAACTGAGAGCAGTGATTCTTAATGGCATCACTTTGAAAGTCTGATTGGAGCACAGCCCTGGGACTtgggggcaggggccagagaTCATGGCCCGGGGCCATGCTGCGCAAGAAAGAAAGCTTCCTGAGTTTAAATTCAACTTTTGGATGCCCCAGACATTGATGTCGTTTTTACAACCTCTCTGTTTAAAAATGATCTGATTCTAGAACctaattttgttttgtatgtaAACATGACTATTTGTTGCATAGTTTCACATACATTACATTTTCCAGAAATGTGACGACTCTGCGAACTAAGGGAGGCTTGCCTTTCGTTTTGTTTGGAGCTTTAGCGTGAGCTGTTCACCGTTTTAGAAAAGCACATGACTGATGGCAGCACTGCCCTGGCACCAAAGGAGCTGATAAGACGCACGGAAACACCGTGTCAGGGGCTGTGCAGCCACGCTAATGCTACATTTAGATGCAAGAATTTGACAGCTTCATTACTGTGATTGTCCCTGAGCACTTATGTAAGGAAAGAGGTATTCTTTTTACTATATTTACCTTCCTTTGATTTATTCCTTATCTTATAATTACAgtattaaattgattttctttcaagattATGTGGGCAGATACATCTTACtatttgtgattttcatttctaGATCAAAAATagacattataaaatattcattatataaaACAAGAGGTGAGTTGCTCTGTTTTGGGCCCCCTCCTAGAGGAGGAGATAGTTGGGTAGAGGAAAGGATGAGCAAGATCAGGAATGGTGGAGCCAGGGGGAACGACAGGGGGAGGCCGCAAATCGTAAGTCATACATGGTGACGGCCAGAGGGTTCATCTTTTTGCTCTCTGAGTCAGCGAGGTCTGTTCCTTCAAGGTGGCATGCATGCAGTCACCTTCCTACATGGAGCCTGGCATATACCAGTGTCCTCTGAGCTCCCTTGGAGCCAAACACTGTCTTGTCACCATGTACAACGGTTGCAGAGGGGCAGACGCAGAAGCGTGCGTGCAAAAGTGTCAGTCAACCACCCAAAAATCTCCAAATTCATGATGGGTCGGAATTTTTATATGTGAAGATCTAAATCATGTATAAGATACTGTAGATGCTAATTGCAAAGGTATTTTACTTATgtttataatacataaatatacttttaattttatttttatatgccttttaaatatatataatagctGTGTGCACTTCCATGCTTTTCCTTGGTTTCATGGACTATTGCTGATATATTGCCATCCACAGAACtcccaagaaaacagaaatctgtCTGCCTATGCTTTCCTAGTACTCCGATTACAAACAAGGCTCTCGTGATAGAGAGTGAACCAACAGGAAACATtctataagaaatatttatccAGCAAACGGCATGTGGAAGCTGTTTCCCTGTGTTCCCTAAGTCCCAGGTTTCGGACGCTCTGTGCCTCCCTCTCGGTGTCTGATGAGCTGGGGTGTCTTCCTCGTCCATCTTCCCCACTGCCTGTGTGGAGGGTCCCGGGCTGGGGCTCTTGCTGGGAGGCCTTCTCAGGACGCAGCTCCCCGCCAAGGGCTGCATCTCTGCTGCCCGGTCCTGCAGCTCTGCGCTCAGCTGTCCGGACTATTTTGAAATCCACCTAATGGCCTTAGGGGAGAGAAAACAATGCCCTTTGTGTGTCCCACTATGATGACTGTCATCTTCTCTcatctttcctcccttttctggCCAGAGTTTCTTCAGCAACCCACAGCCCCCTTATTTCCTGTGTTCCACTGCACTTACTTAACAACCGATTTGCCAATTATAGTCTGGCCTAATTATAGCTGTGTTCCATGTGGTTGTAACCAGAGTGTCCATCTACTTCGGtattctgattttttcatttaactttatatAGAAAATTACGTTGCCTTACTCCTACATTGTctccaataaaaatttttatattgacttcATAGTTAGATGACATCAAGGAGAAATATTATGGTTTACTTCCAAAATAATGCTGAATTAAAGATTTTGTGAACAAAGTTTTTCTCTTCATCTGGATTATTTCCACTGGCTAGACTGCCTGAGTTGGCATTTAAGGATAGAAGAAATGACCGCGTTATGGCTTGCTCAGATCTTTCAATATGTCACCGTGTTGCACTACAGGTCATACGTTGATTTTACACgctccagttttctttttatttttttcccctacaggCTGTTCTCCCCACCAGCTCCCAGGCCCACAGCATCTATGCCTGAGCTCCTCAGCATTTGGAGAGGAGGTGGCCACTGGTTGTACTGACCCCAGACCACTGTCATAGGGTAAACATTCCAGGTATCATGGAGATTGAGGAGTGGGGAAAACATTCCCACG from Equus przewalskii isolate Varuska chromosome 16, EquPr2, whole genome shotgun sequence harbors:
- the ARL11 gene encoding ADP-ribosylation factor-like protein 11, whose amino-acid sequence is MGSVNSRGHKVEAQVVMMGLDSAGKTTLLYKLKGDQLVETLPTIGFNVEPLEAPGHVSLTLWDVGGQTQLRANWKDYLEGTDILVYVLDSTDEARLPEAVAELMEVLDNPSMAGVPFLVLANKQEAPDALPLLEIRDRLGLERFQDRCWELRACSALTGQGLPEALQSLRSLLKSRRRCVSR